In Janthinobacterium sp. 67, a genomic segment contains:
- a CDS encoding tautomerase family protein: MPILNLRLSTPPDARQSAAIAATLSQLTAQLLHKAPELTSVAISHLDAAHWFVGGPSLQAHGKASFFLDILISDETNTAAEKAAYIAAVFAAMQQYLGAVHDVSYIHVHDARQAAWGYGGLTQQFRAVRKALQQP, from the coding sequence ATGCCCATCCTGAACCTGCGTTTGTCCACGCCACCCGATGCGCGCCAGTCGGCCGCCATCGCCGCCACCCTGAGCCAATTGACGGCGCAACTGTTGCACAAGGCGCCCGAACTGACGTCGGTGGCGATCAGCCATCTTGACGCGGCGCACTGGTTCGTCGGCGGGCCATCCTTGCAGGCGCATGGCAAGGCCAGTTTTTTCCTCGATATCCTGATCAGCGATGAAACGAATACGGCGGCGGAAAAGGCCGCGTATATCGCCGCCGTGTTCGCCGCCATGCAGCAGTATCTCGGCGCCGTGCATGACGTCAGCTACATCCACGTGCACGATGCGCGCCAGGCGGCCTGGGGCTACGGCGGCTTGACGCAGCAGTTCCGCGCCGTGCGCAAGGCGCTGCAGCAGCCGTGA